Below is a window of Shinella sp. PSBB067 DNA.
CCGCCGGCCTTGCCGCCATGGAATGCGTCGTCGTGCAGGATCTCTTCCTCAACGAGACGGCGAACTACGCCCATGTCTTCCTGCCCGGCTCGACCTTCCTCGAAAAGGACGGCACCTTCACCAATGCCGAGCGCCGCATCAATCGCGTTCGCCGCGTCATGACGCCGAAGAACGGCTATGCCGACTGGGAGGTCACGCAGAACCTCGCCAAGGCCATGGGCCTCGACTGGCACTACACGCATCCATCCGAGATCATGGACGAGATCGCCGCGACGACGCCGAGCTTCGCCCTCGTCTCCTACGACTATCTCGACAAGATCGGCTCGGTGCAGTGGCCCTGCAACGAGCAGCATCCGCTCGGCTCGCCGATCATGCACACGGACGGCTTCGTGCGCGGAAAGGGTAAGTTCATACGAACGGAATATGTCGCGACCGACGAGAAGACCGGCCCGCGCTTCCCGCTGCTGCTCACCACCGGCCGCATCCTCAGCCAGTACAATGTCGGCGCGCAGACGCGGCGCACCGAGAACGTCGTCTGGCACGAGGAGGACCGGCTGGAGATCCATCCGCATGACGCGGAGAACCGCGGCATCCGCGACGGCGACTGGGTGCGCCTTGCAAGCCGCGCCGGGGAGACGACGCTGCGCGCCCTCATCACGGACCGCGTCGCGCCGGGCGTCGTCTACACGACCTTCCATCATCCGCTGACCCAGGCGAACGTCATCACCACCGACTTCTCCGACTGGGCGACGAACTGCCCGGAATACAAGGTGACGGCGGTACAGATCTCGCCCTCCAACGGTCCCTCCGACTGGCAGGTGGAGTATGACGAGCTTTCCCGCCGCTCGCGCCGCATCGCGGGCAAGCTGGAGGCGGCAGAATAGGATCGCGCGTGCCCGACTTTTCCACCACGATCAAGGTCACGGAAACCGCCCGACGAAACGGGCGGCTTTCGGGCGGCGAGCGCTTCGTGCCGGATGAAACGCCGGTCGCCTTCTCCTATGCCGGCTCGACCCATGCGGTGATGATGGCGACGCCCGCCGACCTTGAGGATTTCGCGGTCGGTTTCAGCCTGACGGAAGGCATCGTCAGCGACCCGTCCGAGATCGAAGCCGTTGAAATCGTCGCGGAGGACAAGGGCATCGATCTGCAAATCGGCCTTGCCGATGCGCAGAGCGCCGCGCTGACCGCCCGCCGCCGGCACATGGCAGGTCCCGTCGGCTGCGGCCTCTGCGGCATCGAATCCATCGATGAAGCCGTGCGCGTGACGCCCTCGGTGCGTTCGTCATCGCTGACTTTGAGCGAGGACGAGGTGGTCGAGGCGGTGCGCCTGCTGAACGGCCAGCAACCGCTGCACATGACGACGCGCGCCGTGCACGGCGCCGGCTTCTACGTGCCGGGCAAGGGCCTTGTCGCCGTGCGCGAGGATGTCGGCCGGCACAATGCGCTCGACAAGCTCGTCGGCGCGGCCCGGCGGGCGGGCCATGCCGGCGCCGCGGGCGCGGTGGTCGTGACGAGCCGCGTCTCGGTGGAAATGGTGCAGAAGACCGCCATCATCGGCAGCCCCTTCGTCATTGCCATTTCCGCGCCGACGGCACTCGCC
It encodes the following:
- the fdhD gene encoding formate dehydrogenase accessory sulfurtransferase FdhD; the encoded protein is MPDFSTTIKVTETARRNGRLSGGERFVPDETPVAFSYAGSTHAVMMATPADLEDFAVGFSLTEGIVSDPSEIEAVEIVAEDKGIDLQIGLADAQSAALTARRRHMAGPVGCGLCGIESIDEAVRVTPSVRSSSLTLSEDEVVEAVRLLNGQQPLHMTTRAVHGAGFYVPGKGLVAVREDVGRHNALDKLVGAARRAGHAGAAGAVVVTSRVSVEMVQKTAIIGSPFVIAISAPTALAIRTAQEAGMTLIALVRGDEFEIFTGAERVVSDAGRRLGSG